One stretch of Juglans microcarpa x Juglans regia isolate MS1-56 chromosome 3D, Jm3101_v1.0, whole genome shotgun sequence DNA includes these proteins:
- the LOC121256426 gene encoding cyclin-dependent protein kinase inhibitor SMR6-like, with translation MGFSGKALQLQADGGLESDGKKWVIAGIPLRAPLKPIYTNPVEAWAGSDGSEECSTTPTGEEARIPTRLTCPPAPRKRKPSLKCNYGGVREFFTPPDLESVFIQRAS, from the coding sequence ATGGGGTTCTCCGGGAAAGCACTGCAACTGCAGGCTGATGGAGGCTTGGAATCGGACGGGAAAAAATGGGTCATTGCTGGAATCCCCTTACGGGCTCCGTTGAAGCCGATATATACCAACCCCGTGGAGGCGTGGGCGGGTAGTGACGGCAGCGAAGAGTGTTCGACGACGCCGACTGGGGAGGAAGCTAGGATTCCGACCAGGTTGACGTGCCCGCCAGCTCCGAGGAAGCGAAAGCCTTCTTTGAAGTGTAACTACGGCGGTGTCAGGGAGTTCTTCACGCCTCCGGACTTGGAGAGTGTGTTTATACAGAGGGCTAGCTAG
- the LOC121256427 gene encoding glutamate--glyoxylate aminotransferase 2 codes for MSPKALDYESLNENVKKVQYAVRGELYLRASELQKEGKKIIFTNVGNPHALGQKPLTFPRQVVALCQAPFLLDDPNVGLFFPADAIVKAKHYLSLTSGGLGAYSDSRGLPGVRKEVAEFIERRDGYPSDPELIFLTDGASKGVMQILNTIIRGAGDGVLVPVPQYPLYSAAISLFGGSLVPYYLEETANWGLDINDLRQSVAEARSNGITVRAMVIINPGNPTGQCLSEANLREILRYCYQENLVLLGDEVYQQNIYQDERPFVSARKVLMDMGPPISKEVQLVSFHTVSKGYWGECGQRGGYFEMTNIPPETVDEIYKVASVSLSPNVPAQIFMGLMVNPPKPGDISYEQFVRESKGIIESLRRRARMMTDGFNSCRNVVCNFTEGAMYSFPQIRLPPRAIEAAKRAGKVPDVFYCLKLLEATGISTVPGSGFGQKEGVFHLRTTILPAEEDMPEIMTSFKKFNDEFMEQYEDHRGYSRM; via the exons ATGTCTCCAAAGGCACTAGACTACGAGTCACTGAATGAAAACGTGAAGAAGGTCCAATATGCTGTTAGAGGTGAACTGTATCTTCGAGCTTCTGAGCTTCAGAAAGAGGGGAAGAAG attattttcacaaatgTTGGTAATCCTCATGCGCTAGGACAGAAGCCACTGACCTTTCCTCGCCAG GTGGTAGCTCTGTGCCAAGCTCCATTTCTGCTAGATGATCCAAATGTTGGACTGTTTTTTCCTGCTGATGCAATTGTGAAAGCAAAACATTATCTCTCATTGACTTCGGGTGGTCTTG GTGCTTACAGTGACTCCCGAGGTCTTCCAGGAGTAAGGAAGGAAGTGGCAGAGTTCATTGAAAGGCGTGATGGTTATCCAAG TGACCCAGAACTCATATTTCTCACTGACGGTGCCAGCAAAGGTGTAATGCAGATCTTGAATACTATCATCCGTGGTGCAGGGGATGGG GTTTTGGTCCCAGTACCCCAATACCCACTTTACTCAGCTGCAATTTCTCTATTTGGTGGTTCTCTTGTTCCATATTACCTAGAGGAGACAGCAAACTGGGGCCTCGACATTAATGACCTTCGCCAGTCAGTTGCTGAGGCTCGCTCTAATGGAATAACT GTAAGAGCAATGGTGATCATAAACCCTGGAAACCCCACAGGTCAGTGCCTTAGTGAAGCTAATTTGAGAGAAATACTGAGGTACTGTTACCAAGAAAACTTAGTCTTGCTTGGAGATGAGGTTTATCAGCAGAACATATACCAGGATGAGCGTCCCTTTGTCAGTGCTAGGAAG GTTCTGATGGATATGGGGCCACCCATAAGCAAGGAAGTACAGCTTGTCTCTTTCCACACTGTGTCCAAAGGATATTGGGGTGAATGTGGACAGCGAGGTGGATACTTTGAGATGACCAACATTCCTCCAGAG ACAGTTGATGAGATCTATAAAGTTGCATCAGTATCACTCAGCCCAAATGTCCCTGCACAGATATTT ATGGGCCTGATGGTGAACCCACCCAAACCTGGAGATATTTCGTATGAGCAGTTTGTTCGGGAAAG CAAAGGAATTATCGAATCACTAAGGAGAAGAGCAAGGATGATGACTGATGGATTCAATAGCTGCAGAAATGTTGTTTGTAATTTCACAGAAG GTGCCATGTATTCATTCCCTCAAATACGCTTGCCACCTAGAGCAATAGAAGCTGCCAAAAGGGCTGGAAAGGTTCCAGATGTTTTCTACTGTCTCAAACTTTTGGAAGCCACTGGCATTTCAACGGTCCCTGGCTCAGGATTTGGACAGAAAGAAGG GGTCTTCCACTTGAGGACAACAATCTTACCGGCCGAGGAGGACATGCCGGAAATCATGACCAGTTTCAAGAAATTCAATGACGAGTTTATGGAGCAATATGAAGACCACAGAGGTTATTCGAGGATGTAA